From one Cynocephalus volans isolate mCynVol1 chromosome X, mCynVol1.pri, whole genome shotgun sequence genomic stretch:
- the ELF4 gene encoding ETS-related transcription factor Elf-4, translated as MAVTLQPSDLIFEFASNGMDDIHQLEDPSVFPAVIVEQVPYPELLHLYSGLELDDVHNGIITDGTLCMTQDQILEGSFLLADNNEATSHTMSTTEVLLNVESPNNILDEKQILSTSEMFPDSDPVPAVTLPNYLFPASEPNALEGHSLENVPIEESAKKSGKSKKRIRKTKGNRSTSPITDPSVPIRKKSKDGKGNTIYLWEFLLALLQDRNTCPKYIKWTQREKGIFKLVDSKAVSKLWGKQKNKPDMNYETMGRALRYYYQRGILAKVEGQRLVYQFKEMPKDLVVIEDEDESSEATAAPTQASTSSMASASTTWRANSRVPSRAAPQGKDGSPWEKPKVEHVGLQPSSSLELGLCLDEEIPTTSTMLVSPPESQAKLTTAVSTSSVPSNIHLGVAPVGSGSALTLQTIPLTAVLTNGPPTSTTASTQLVLQSVPPASTFKDTFTLQASFPLNTSFQEGQVTAPGTPLILSGLPQLLAGANRPTNPRPPSVTGAGPAGPSSQPPGTVIAAFIRTSGTTAVPGVKEGPLRSPSYVQGMVTGAPMEGLLVPEETLRELLRDQARLQPLPTQIVSWGSHNPSLMGNQTFSPPSRPTVGLTPVAELEQSSGSGSVCVAEPSVPTSGSRLTRSPTQAPFSPFNPTSLIKMEPHEI; from the exons CTAGAAGACCCCTCAGTGTTCCCAGCTGTGATCGTGGAGCAGGTACCCTACCCCGAATTACTGCATCTGTACTCAGGACTGGAGCTGGACGACGTTCACAATGGCATCATAACGGACGGGACCTTGTGCATGACGCAGGATCAGATCCTGGAGGGCAGTTTTTTGCTGGCAG ACAACAACGAGGCCACCTCACACACCATGTCAACCACTGAAGTCTTGCTCAATGTCGAATCTCCCAACAACATCCTGGATGAGAAGCAGATCT TGAGCACCTCGGAAATGTTTCCAGACTCGGACCCTGTGCCAGCCGTCACTCTGCCCAACTACCTGTTTCCTGCCTCTGAGCCCAATGCCCTGGAGGGGCATTCCCTGGAGAATGTCCCCATAGAGGAAAGTGCCAAGAAGTCTGggaaatcaaagaagagaa TCCGGAAGACAAAGGGCAACCGAAGTACCTCACCTATCACTGACCCCAGCGTCCCCATTCGGAAGAAATCAAAGGACGGCAAAG GCAACACCATCTATTTGTGGGAGTTCCTCCTGGCGCTGCTGCAAGACAGAAACACCTGTCCCAAGTACATCAAGTGGACCCAGCGAGAGAAGGGCATCTTCAAGCTGGTGGACTCCAAAGCTGTGTCCAAGCTGTGGGGGAAGCAGAAAAACAAGCCTGACATGAACTATGAGACGATGGGGCGGGCACTGAG GTATTACTACCAAAGAGGCATCCTGGCCAAAGTGGAAGGGCAGAGGCTGGTGTACCAGTTTAAGGAGATGCCCAAGGACCTGGTGGTGATTGAAGATGAGGACGAGAGCAGTGAAGCCACAGCAGCCCCCACTCAGGCCTCCACTTCTTCCATGGCCTCCGCCAGCACCACTTGGCGAGCCAACTCCAGGGTCCCGTCCAGGGCTGCCCCCCAGGGCAAGGACGGCTCTCCCTGGGAGAAGCCGAAGGTTGAGCATGTCGGTCTGCAGCCATCTTCGAGTCTGGAATTAGGACTGTGTCTTGACGAGGAGATCCCCACTACCTCCACCATGCTTGTCTCTCCACCAGAGAGCCAGGCCAAACTCACCACAGCTGTGAG CACTTCTTCAGTGCCCAGCAACATCCACCTAGGAGTGGCCCCTGTGGGCTCAGGCTCGGCCTTGACCCTGCAGACGATCCCGCTGACCGCAGTGCTGACCAACGGGCCTCCCACCAGTACTACTGCTTCGACCCAGCTCGTTCTCCAGAGTGTTCCACCTGCTTCGACCTTCAAGGACACCTTCACTTTGCAGGCCTCCTTCCCCCTGAACACCAGTTTCCAAGAGGGCCAGGTGACAGCACCGGGGACCCCACTGATTCTCAGTGGCCTCCCCCAACTTCTGGCTGGGGCTAACCGTCCAACCAACCCAAGGCCACCCTCGGTCACAGGTGCTGGACCAGCAGGGCCCAGCTCTCAGCCCCCTGGGACTGTGATTGCTGCCTTCATCAGGACTTCTGGCACTACAGCAGTCCCTGGGGTCAAGGAGGGGCCACTGAGGTCCCCCTCGTATGTGCAGGGCATGGTGACTGGGGCCCCCATGGAGGGGCTGCTGGTTCCTGAAGAGACCCTGAGGGAGCTCCTGAGAGATCAGGCTCGTCTTCAGCCACTTCCAACCCAGATAGTTTCATGGGGTTCCCACAATCCGAGCCTTATGGGAAACCAGACTTTCTCTCCTCCCAGCCGCCCCACTGTTGGGCTGACCCCGGTGGCTGAACTCGAGCAGTCCTCAGGCTCAGGGTCCGTGTGTGTGGCTGAGCCTAGCGTGCCCACATCTGGGAGCCGGCTGACCCGATCTCCAACccaggcccccttctcccctttcAACCCCACTTCCCTTATTAAGATGGAGCCCCATGAAATATAA